In Porites lutea chromosome 7, jaPorLute2.1, whole genome shotgun sequence, a single window of DNA contains:
- the LOC140942589 gene encoding uncharacterized protein: MQDLTFASSPESSPTQKKRRRMSRKVPIDMMLQVQIASVQPKDREALKKRLRKQLTCCEINEITTSGLTALNQCVLDGNLESAKMLVELGADVNKKDRFGWTPLHYAASEGYVDICRFLLRCGANVRIEDKDGKFPVEVTDDELVLRILLRATLFYNMPPLERDSIQHSC, encoded by the coding sequence ATGCAGGACTTAACTTTTGCTAGTTCGCCTGAGAGCTCACCGACGCAAAAGAAACGACGAAGAATGAGTCGCAAAGTTCCAATTGACATGATGTTGCAAGTTCAAATCGCTTCGGTTCAACCAAAGGACAGAGAAGCGCTGAAAAAGCGACTAAGGAAGCAACTCACGTGTTGTGAAATCAATGAAATAACAACTTCTGGACTCACCGCGCTTAATCAGTGCGTGTTAGACGGGAATTTGGAGAGCGCAAAAATGTTAGTTGAGTTAGGCGCTGATGTGAACAAGAAAGATAGATTTGGATGGACTCCTTTGCATTATGCGGCTAGCGAGGGATACGTAGACATTTGCCGCTTTCTCTTGCGGTGCGGCGCAAATGTGCGCATCGAGGACAAAGATGGAAAATTCCCTGTTGAAGTAACAGACGATGAACTCGTTCTTCGCATTTTGTTGAGAGCGACTTTGTTTTATAATATGCCGCCTTTGGAAAGAGATTCAATACAACACAGTTGTTGA